The following coding sequences are from one Mycobacterium bourgelatii window:
- the mshD gene encoding mycothiol synthase, with protein MTLELHPDWRSTLTPVQQQAVRELVTAATEFDGVAPVGEQVLRELGQQRTQHLLVADPSSENALLGYLNLSADGAMAELVVHPQARRRGIGAALIRATIAKTNGSNHFWAHGTLQAARATAAAVGLTAVRELLQMRRSLRDITDPAAELAGELASAEEGEVRIRTYAGESDDKELLRVNNAAFSYHPEQGGWTEADLAERRNEPWFDPDGLFLAFDAESDTLLGFHWTKVHLDQPGLGEVYVVGVDPAAQGRGLGKTLTKVGVAWLGQRLADPAGAVEPTVLLYVESDNVAAVRTYQSLGFATYSVDTAYAPASVT; from the coding sequence ATGACCCTGGAGCTGCATCCGGACTGGCGCTCCACCCTGACCCCGGTCCAGCAGCAGGCAGTGCGCGAACTCGTCACGGCGGCAACAGAATTCGACGGCGTAGCGCCGGTGGGGGAACAGGTGCTACGGGAATTGGGTCAGCAGCGCACCCAGCATCTGCTGGTCGCTGACCCGTCGTCGGAGAACGCTCTTTTGGGCTATCTCAACCTCAGCGCGGACGGCGCGATGGCGGAGTTGGTGGTACACCCTCAGGCCCGGCGACGCGGCATCGGTGCCGCGTTGATCCGCGCCACCATAGCCAAAACCAATGGGAGCAACCACTTCTGGGCGCACGGCACCCTGCAGGCCGCCCGCGCGACGGCAGCTGCGGTGGGGCTGACGGCCGTTCGCGAACTGCTGCAAATGCGACGGTCGCTGCGCGATATCACCGACCCGGCCGCGGAGCTGGCCGGTGAGTTGGCTTCAGCTGAAGAGGGCGAGGTGCGGATCCGAACCTATGCGGGTGAATCCGACGACAAGGAACTGTTGCGGGTCAACAACGCCGCGTTCTCTTATCACCCCGAGCAGGGCGGGTGGACCGAAGCCGACCTGGCCGAGCGTCGCAACGAACCCTGGTTCGACCCGGACGGCTTGTTCCTGGCCTTCGACGCCGAGTCCGACACGTTGCTGGGGTTCCACTGGACCAAGGTGCATCTCGACCAACCGGGCCTCGGCGAGGTCTACGTCGTCGGTGTCGATCCGGCCGCGCAGGGACGAGGCCTGGGTAAGACGCTGACGAAGGTCGGCGTGGCTTGGCTCGGGCAGCGACTCGCTGACCCCGCCGGAGCGGTCGAACCCACCGTGCTGCTGTATGTGGAGTCGGACAACGTCGCCGCGGTGCGGACCTACCAAAGTCTCGGTTTCGCCACGTACAGCGTCGACACGGCCTACGCGCCGGCGTCTGTCACCTAG
- a CDS encoding winged helix-turn-helix transcriptional regulator codes for MLELLLLTSELYPDPVLPSLTLLPHTVRTAPAEASSLLEAGNADAVLVDARNDLSAARGLCRLLSTAGRSVPVLAVVSEGGLVAVSADWGLDEILLPTTGPAEVDARLRLVVGRRGGLADQESVGKVSLGELVIDEGTYTARLRGRPLDLTYKEFELLKYLAQHAGRVFTRAQLLHEVWGYDFFGGTRTVDVHVRRLRAKLGPEHEALIGTVRNVGYKAVRPARGRTPVAEHNDDSESDQPAPQEPLVDPLRTSP; via the coding sequence TTGTTGGAGTTACTACTGCTGACCTCGGAGCTGTATCCCGACCCCGTGCTGCCGTCCTTAACGCTGCTTCCGCACACCGTGCGAACGGCTCCGGCGGAGGCGTCCTCGTTGCTCGAGGCGGGAAATGCAGACGCCGTGCTGGTCGATGCGCGCAACGATCTCTCGGCCGCGCGCGGGCTGTGCCGCCTGTTGAGCACGGCCGGGCGGTCGGTCCCGGTCTTGGCGGTGGTCAGTGAAGGTGGCCTGGTCGCGGTCAGCGCGGACTGGGGGCTGGACGAGATTCTGCTGCCGACCACCGGTCCCGCCGAGGTCGACGCAAGACTGCGTTTGGTGGTGGGCCGCCGCGGGGGTCTGGCCGACCAGGAAAGCGTCGGGAAGGTCAGCCTGGGCGAGTTGGTGATCGACGAAGGCACCTACACCGCCCGGCTGCGCGGCCGTCCGCTCGACCTCACCTACAAAGAGTTCGAGCTACTCAAATACCTGGCCCAGCACGCCGGTCGGGTCTTCACCCGCGCACAACTGCTGCACGAGGTGTGGGGTTATGACTTCTTCGGCGGCACTCGAACGGTCGATGTGCACGTGCGACGACTACGCGCCAAGCTCGGCCCCGAGCACGAAGCGCTGATTGGCACCGTCCGCAACGTGGGCTACAAGGCTGTTCGCCCGGCCCGCGGCCGGACGCCGGTCGCGGAGCACAACGACGACTCCGAGAGCGACCAACCGGCACCCCAAGAGCCGCTGGTCGACCCGTTGCGCACCAGCCCATGA
- the lmeA gene encoding mannan chain length control protein LmeA, giving the protein MRMRKVLIAATAAGIVLAVIVLGAVGIDFGASIYAEYRLSTSVRKAANLGTDPFIAILGFPFIPQAMRDRYDELEIKANAVEHPMVGKATLEATMHTIDLTESSWLIGPDAKLPVDMLESRIIIDSVHLGRYLGIIDLMVEVPQRESNDATGGTTESGISDSHGLVFSGTPKSAQFDQRVSVSVDLSIAPDDPATLVITPTGVLTGPNTEDQSVPDDKLDAVLRAFNGRLPNQKLPFGVAPNTVGARGSDVIIEGITEKVTVSLDQFRQS; this is encoded by the coding sequence ATGCGGATGCGCAAGGTGCTGATCGCCGCGACGGCAGCGGGCATCGTCCTTGCCGTCATCGTCCTCGGGGCCGTCGGCATCGACTTCGGAGCCAGCATCTACGCCGAGTACCGGCTGTCGACCAGCGTGCGCAAGGCAGCAAATTTGGGCACGGACCCATTCATCGCCATTCTGGGTTTTCCGTTCATCCCCCAGGCGATGCGTGACCGCTACGACGAACTGGAAATCAAAGCCAACGCCGTCGAGCACCCGATGGTCGGCAAGGCCACGCTCGAGGCCACCATGCACACGATCGACCTGACCGAGTCATCCTGGCTGATCGGACCCGACGCGAAGCTGCCGGTAGACATGCTGGAGAGCCGGATCATCATCGACTCGGTGCACCTGGGCCGGTACCTGGGGATCATTGACCTGATGGTCGAGGTGCCACAACGCGAGAGCAACGACGCGACCGGCGGCACCACCGAATCCGGGATCTCCGACAGCCACGGACTGGTGTTCAGCGGCACACCCAAGTCGGCCCAGTTCGACCAACGGGTCAGCGTTTCGGTCGACCTGTCCATCGCCCCCGACGACCCGGCGACCTTGGTCATCACCCCCACCGGCGTACTGACCGGACCCAACACCGAAGACCAATCGGTTCCGGACGACAAGCTCGACGCCGTGCTGCGTGCCTTCAACGGCCGGCTGCCCAATCAGAAGCTGCCCTTCGGCGTGGCGCCCAACACCGTGGGAGCCCGCGGATCGGACGTCATCATCGAAGGCATCACCGAAAAGGTGACGGTTTCCCTCGACCAGTTCAGGCAATCCTGA
- a CDS encoding sulfurtransferase, whose translation MARSDVLVSADWAESNLDAANVVFVEVDEDVSAYDGGHIPGAIKLDWRTDLQDPIKRDFVDAEQFSKLLSERGISNDDTVVLYGGNNNWFAAYAYWYFKLYGHKDVKLLDGGRKKWELDGRVLSSDPVSRPATSYTASQPDNTIRAFREEVIAAINVKNLVDVRSPDEFSGKILAPAHLPQEQSQRPGHIPGAINVPWSKAANEDGTFKSDEDLAKLYANAGLDGEKETIAYCRIGERSSHTWFVLRELLGHKNVKNYDGSWTEYGSLVGAPIELGS comes from the coding sequence ATGGCACGCTCCGACGTCCTGGTCTCTGCCGACTGGGCTGAGAGCAACCTTGACGCCGCCAACGTCGTCTTCGTCGAAGTGGACGAAGACGTCAGCGCATACGACGGCGGTCACATCCCCGGTGCCATCAAGCTGGACTGGCGTACCGACCTGCAAGACCCGATCAAGCGCGACTTCGTCGACGCCGAGCAGTTCTCCAAACTGCTGAGCGAGCGCGGTATCTCCAATGACGACACCGTGGTCCTCTACGGCGGCAACAACAACTGGTTCGCCGCGTACGCGTACTGGTACTTCAAGCTCTACGGGCACAAGGACGTCAAGCTGCTCGATGGCGGCCGCAAGAAGTGGGAGCTGGACGGACGCGTGCTGTCCAGCGACCCCGTGAGCAGGCCCGCAACCTCCTACACGGCGTCCCAGCCGGACAACACCATCCGGGCGTTCCGGGAAGAGGTCATTGCGGCGATCAACGTCAAGAATTTGGTCGACGTGCGCTCCCCCGACGAGTTCTCCGGCAAGATCCTGGCCCCCGCCCACTTGCCGCAGGAGCAAAGCCAGCGGCCCGGCCACATCCCGGGCGCCATCAACGTGCCGTGGAGCAAGGCCGCGAACGAGGACGGCACGTTCAAGTCCGACGAGGACCTGGCGAAGCTGTACGCCAACGCCGGGCTGGACGGCGAAAAGGAAACGATTGCTTACTGCCGGATCGGGGAGCGGTCATCGCACACCTGGTTTGTTCTGCGGGAACTGCTCGGGCACAAGAACGTCAAGAACTACGACGGCAGTTGGACGGAATACGGCTCCCTGGTGGGCGCCCCGATCGAGTTGGGAAGCTGA
- a CDS encoding DUF1416 domain-containing protein, with protein MCTAPKQGLTLPASVDLEKETVITGRVVDRDGQAVGGAFVRLLDSSDEFTAEVVASATGDFRFFAAPGSWTLRALSAAGNGDAVVNPTGAGIHEVDVKIA; from the coding sequence ATGTGCACTGCACCTAAGCAAGGACTGACATTGCCGGCCAGCGTTGACCTGGAAAAGGAAACTGTGATCACCGGTCGCGTCGTCGACCGCGACGGTCAAGCCGTGGGGGGCGCATTCGTGCGGTTGTTGGACTCGTCCGACGAGTTCACCGCAGAGGTCGTCGCGTCGGCCACCGGTGACTTCCGGTTCTTCGCCGCACCGGGATCGTGGACGCTGCGTGCGCTGTCGGCCGCCGGCAATGGCGACGCCGTGGTCAACCCGACGGGCGCGGGCATCCACGAGGTGGACGTCAAGATCGCCTGA
- a CDS encoding site-2 protease family protein, translating to MKSTLKLTRLAGVDIGVHWSVLAIVVLVVAGLSAHFPQVVPGYPWGVYLLAAVLAAVLFVASLLAHEMAHAIVAKRNGVEVEGITLWLLGGVARLRGEAATPGADFRISAIGPATSLLAAGVFGTAARLAELADLNMLVVAVAGYLAAVNVLLAVFNMIPAAPLDGGRVLRAAVWAWRGDRLTATVVAARAGRIFGLTMIALGLLRAIGGAGGGLWWILLGLFIVTMATAEEQSARTSTALAGIRVGDVMTEYPETADGDLTVTDFLREVALLRRHSAFPLIDRAGQLQGLVTLNRIRTVPAERRATTLLREIACPPDEVPRAQPDEPLSALLPRLRGCTDGRALVFRNGNLHGIVSPSDISRAAALHGLGVRIGAGGAKIA from the coding sequence ATGAAGTCAACGCTAAAGCTCACGCGGTTAGCGGGTGTGGACATCGGCGTGCATTGGAGTGTGCTCGCCATCGTGGTGCTGGTGGTTGCCGGCCTATCGGCGCACTTTCCCCAGGTTGTCCCGGGATATCCATGGGGCGTATACCTGTTGGCCGCGGTGCTAGCCGCCGTGCTGTTCGTGGCATCGCTGCTGGCGCACGAGATGGCGCACGCGATCGTGGCGAAACGCAACGGGGTCGAGGTGGAAGGCATCACCCTGTGGCTCCTCGGGGGAGTTGCCCGATTGCGCGGTGAAGCCGCCACGCCGGGTGCCGATTTCCGCATTTCCGCGATTGGGCCCGCTACCAGCCTGCTGGCGGCAGGCGTGTTCGGCACGGCAGCCCGGTTGGCCGAACTAGCCGACCTCAATATGCTGGTGGTGGCGGTCGCCGGCTATCTGGCTGCGGTTAACGTGCTGCTGGCCGTCTTCAACATGATCCCCGCGGCACCGCTGGACGGCGGGCGAGTCCTGCGCGCAGCGGTATGGGCATGGCGAGGTGATCGGCTGACCGCAACGGTCGTGGCCGCCAGGGCGGGACGGATCTTCGGCCTAACCATGATCGCGCTCGGGTTGCTGCGGGCCATCGGCGGAGCTGGCGGCGGTCTGTGGTGGATCTTGCTGGGCTTGTTCATCGTCACCATGGCCACCGCCGAGGAGCAGAGCGCCCGGACCAGCACGGCGCTCGCCGGAATCCGGGTCGGGGATGTCATGACTGAATATCCCGAGACGGCCGACGGTGATCTCACCGTCACCGATTTCCTGCGCGAAGTCGCGCTGCTGCGTCGCCACTCCGCTTTCCCGCTAATTGACCGGGCAGGGCAGCTGCAGGGCCTGGTCACCCTCAACCGGATCCGAACCGTCCCGGCCGAGCGGCGGGCGACCACCCTGCTGCGCGAGATCGCCTGCCCGCCCGACGAGGTTCCCCGCGCTCAGCCCGACGAGCCGCTCTCGGCGTTGCTGCCACGGCTCCGAGGATGCACCGACGGCCGCGCCCTGGTCTTCCGTAATGGCAACCTGCACGGCATTGTCTCTCCGAGCGACATCAGCCGCGCGGCAGCACTACATGGACTCGGTGTGCGAATCGGCGCTGGCGGAGCCAAAATCGCCTAA
- a CDS encoding STAS domain-containing protein, whose protein sequence is MATDQSGMSLRAHFQPYATTVQVCGAVDASNGQRLSEYVDGLANPSRGLILDLRGVNFLSDGGLSALVRIVEKSQRTGVRCALVTSQAVDRLLAGAEGRFRLSTAASVQDALRQQVTAPGEYRAMPLASEARKSAEALKPALMHHELSTIPAKQIHRWEDEGGFTPPASTHGASETHPS, encoded by the coding sequence GTGGCGACCGATCAATCCGGCATGTCCCTGCGCGCACATTTCCAGCCGTACGCAACCACCGTTCAGGTATGCGGTGCGGTCGATGCGTCCAACGGCCAGCGGCTAAGCGAATACGTCGACGGTTTGGCCAACCCCAGCCGTGGCTTGATCCTCGACCTTCGTGGTGTGAATTTCCTCAGCGACGGTGGGCTCTCGGCATTGGTCAGGATCGTCGAGAAGTCCCAGCGGACTGGCGTGCGATGTGCACTGGTTACCAGCCAAGCCGTCGACCGACTGCTGGCCGGCGCGGAGGGTCGCTTCCGGCTATCCACGGCGGCCTCGGTGCAGGATGCCTTGCGGCAGCAGGTAACCGCCCCGGGTGAGTACCGCGCCATGCCGCTGGCGTCGGAGGCCCGCAAATCCGCCGAGGCATTGAAGCCAGCTCTCATGCACCACGAACTTTCCACCATCCCCGCCAAGCAAATACACCGGTGGGAAGACGAGGGCGGCTTTACGCCGCCGGCCAGCACGCACGGTGCGTCGGAGACTCACCCGTCGTAA
- a CDS encoding GreA/GreB family elongation factor gives MTTTTQEPVWISPQAYERLHRELTTLRELTSLAAANANGDTNRAVVQQGWQARMQQIQDLLVRATVGEDPPDDEIAEPGMVLTIRYDLTGDTQTFLLCVPGAEYGDLAVYSNESPLGAALMGARPGERRKYILPSGVVLSVTLLEAVPYGVYTAGVRSGIGA, from the coding sequence ATGACGACCACCACGCAAGAACCCGTGTGGATCTCGCCGCAGGCGTATGAGCGGCTGCATAGGGAATTGACCACCCTGCGTGAGTTGACTTCTCTCGCTGCCGCCAATGCGAATGGCGACACAAACAGAGCCGTTGTCCAGCAGGGGTGGCAGGCGAGGATGCAACAGATTCAAGACCTGTTGGTCAGAGCGACGGTCGGCGAAGACCCGCCCGACGACGAGATCGCCGAACCTGGCATGGTTTTGACCATCCGCTACGACCTTACCGGCGACACCCAGACCTTCCTGTTGTGTGTGCCCGGCGCCGAGTACGGCGACCTAGCGGTCTACTCGAACGAGTCGCCGTTAGGCGCTGCTCTCATGGGCGCCCGCCCGGGTGAACGACGCAAGTACATCCTGCCCAGCGGCGTCGTCTTGAGTGTGACTCTGCTTGAAGCCGTGCCGTACGGCGTCTACACGGCTGGTGTACGCAGCGGCATCGGCGCCTGA
- a CDS encoding DUF488 domain-containing protein, producing the protein MDGRGLITVGHGTLGRAELIPLLHAAGVAGVVDVRTAPGSRRNPDVARDKLRCWLPANGIDYRWEKRLGGWRKAAADSPDAFWRNFSFRGYAGYMRDPDFVAAMDALVADTAHLRTAVMCSEALWWRCHRRLIADFAVLCREVPVQHLMHDGRLAAHVPTPGARLRADGLLVYDVVSTSPDSAPRRQ; encoded by the coding sequence ATGGACGGGCGCGGGTTGATTACCGTCGGACACGGCACATTAGGGCGCGCGGAGCTGATCCCTCTGCTGCACGCCGCCGGTGTGGCCGGGGTGGTCGATGTGCGGACGGCGCCAGGCAGCCGCCGCAATCCGGACGTAGCTCGCGATAAATTGCGCTGCTGGCTGCCCGCAAACGGTATCGACTACCGCTGGGAGAAGCGACTCGGCGGCTGGCGCAAGGCGGCGGCCGACTCACCGGATGCATTTTGGCGAAACTTCTCTTTCCGGGGTTACGCCGGCTACATGCGCGATCCCGACTTCGTTGCCGCGATGGATGCGTTGGTGGCGGACACCGCACACTTGCGTACTGCCGTCATGTGCAGCGAGGCGTTGTGGTGGCGTTGTCATCGCCGCCTCATCGCCGACTTCGCTGTCCTTTGTCGCGAGGTGCCGGTGCAGCACCTGATGCACGACGGGCGACTCGCCGCGCACGTCCCTACGCCCGGAGCTCGATTACGAGCCGACGGATTGCTCGTCTATGACGTGGTCTCGACGAGTCCCGACTCAGCCCCGCGTCGACAGTGA